The window TCCTTTGGAGACTCTTCTTCACACTGACAGTCTTACCAAGACCATTAGTGTATTTTCCACTGTGATACACTAAACACCAGATTCCACATTTTGGTGAGACAGATCTCACTCCCTTCCTGTCAACTGACTCTTTAGCTAAACCCACAGTCCAGTCAGGATGGtctcccacctccacctcccagCTATGTTTCCCTGAGCTGAAGCCCTCAGAGCCCAGAACAGTGGTATAATTAGTGTGTCTCTCTGGATTATCAGGCAGCTGTTGCTTTGTGTCTCCCTGtctcacactggtcagatcCTCAGACAGATAGATACGGGGGTTTGCAGTGTTTGGGTCCAGAATGACAGGACTGAAGTGGaccttctccttcatcttctcccaGACTCTGAAGGAcaggttgcccaggtgtttggccaCATCTATCAGTGCTCCTGAGACCAGCTGTGGATCTGACAGTGAGCACTGGGCTCTGGCTCTGGTCTGAGTGGGTTTATAACTGCTGAGGAATGACAccttgtgtttctgcaggtcTTCTTCAACAGCAGAGATACTGTCTGACAGAGAGGAGATCTGCTCCTGaatcctcttcatctctctgctgaTAGTCTTCCCCTTCtgcccctcttcctccctcagagctGCCAGTCTggactcctcttcctctttcaggaACTGGTGAAGCTTGTTGAACTCTGCTCTGATCTGCTTCTCTGTGGACAACAGCTGCTTCTTGGAGTGTTGAATCACTTCATTGTATGTTTTCTCCACTTGTTTGTATTTGTCCCTCTTGTCCTGTAGAGACTTTAAGTCAGATTTCAGGTGGTCCTTCAGGTCACTGACTGCTTGTTCTACAGGAACCACGATATGACCGTTTTGGTGAGGAAAATCACAGACACGACACACAGCTCTCTGTTCATCTTTACAGAACAATTTAGGCTCTTCTTGATGTTTGCTACACAccacctcctctttcttttctcctttttctatGTCAGATGATCCAGCTTTCTGTCTCCCAGCAAAAGAGTCAGCGAGTTCCTTCAGTGGAAAGTTCACTCCTGGTTGAACCTTTGAGGATTTTCTTTGACAAATgagacagtttttgttttcagcttgttcccTGAATTTTTGCAGACAGCTTGAACAGAAGCTGTGGTTGCAGGTCAGAGACACAGGATCTCTGAAAGTCTCTGAGCACACATGGCAACTCAGGAAACTTTCAAGAACAGCTCTCTCAGCCATTTGCTTTGATGTCTAAATGATCTTTCAAAAGTAAGACTCACAAAGTTACTTTTCCTTCACTTGATCACtcaaaatccttcaaatgaGTGTTTTACAGCAGAGATCTCTCACCCTGTAACGGCATCTCAGCTCTGATCTATTAGGTCAAAATCTGCCTTCAGATCCTATTTATAGAGGGGAACGCTGCTATGTAATACTGTCACCAGCAGATGGTGGTGCCAGCATGTCCCtcagagtaaaatattttactctgaacttaaacttaaacttaaacagTAAAGTACAGATTCTTGTCTCATATATAAGCTTTTTTAGTTTCATCATATATGAGAAATAAAAGGTGAAATTGCTACATTCTatcatctttttcttccttaataataagataaaaacattacagCTCATATAAATCCTACAAACCTGAAACTTTAGTCCTCCAGTGAGGAGTGAACACTTCAGCTTTCACATAGCATGTTGGTACAGGGTGAACCTATCTTATTTAGCCTTCATTTGACCTTTTCTGTCTTGTACAGCTTGCTGCTGCCGTCTATTGCACAACTCAAATGTTACCCTGCAATAAAGGAATAGAAGTGGAATAACAAGTGacagtttatatgtttatatgagTGTCCAACTGGCAAAAAGtacttaacatttatttatttagtaatttttaaacaaaatgaagcaaaatTCTGTACTATTTGGTTCATTTTCATCCTTTTACCAACAGTATATGTTCAAACAACACTAGTGATACACAAACAGAATTTAGAAAATATAACATGTGGAGGCTGCTTTTCTCaatcatgatgatgtcactgatttgtatttttacagtgaaatatttgTGGCATAAAGTGTTTGGCAGGAGgcaaaatatatttgtgactAATTTTTGatctcttctgtttctgtttcaacaGCTCAGAAAAATCCTATAAACATGAAACAAGGAGAGGTTGGTGCTTTCGTCTTCCAGTGAGGAGTGAACATTTCAAAAGGCTGACTGATACTAAAACGGTTTTTCAACGTTTTTATTTTACGTAACTGCGACAGGAAACATGTTCTGCTTACATGTCTGTAtgattgtgtttatttcatcCAGCTTCATTAAATATTTGGCATTGATCGAAAATGTAGGTACGAGGTCCAAATTATTAATGAAACTCACATTTGACCTTTCTGATCTTgtacaaaataaaagtttaatatttcatatttcattccCCACGTATTATCTATATATTAAcaactgttaaaaaacaaagcaaataaagatttttagctgaaaacaacacataaatGTTCTGTCAATGTCTTTTACAATCTTTTGAATctaaaaatataataacttaAAGAGAAACTAGAGGTCTGTGGTCTGTTTTATGAGTGTGTTATGAGAGAAAGTCACTTCTGAACAATGAACTTTGATCAGGATATTACACAACATTCAATGTAAGACTTTTCAGTCACAAAGCAGTGAAAAGTGTAGATCTGCTGTCGACTCTGAGACAAACTGACTGTTAATCTGCTGTACAACACCTCTCCACTGTAAGTAAAACATGAATTATTGTCATTGAATCAAGACATTGTCACTCAGGTTGCATCACATATTCACAACAAGGTGCAAACTGAGCTTGTTGATAAGTGTTAAACCTTCAGCCTTTCAGACTGCAGGTATCCCAACATGTACAGACGCACAAACTGATGTTTGACTTATTTATCTCTCTGCGGAAGAAATAGAAGAGTTGTGAGGAACGTGTGCATGTAGGAGTGGATTCATTTCATATCAGAGTACTGGAGCAAATATGTCAGATATGACAGATGTTCAGTccagtaaaatgtaatttgaagTCAATAGATTCAAGAGATTTTTATTGGAATGAACTGAACTAAGTGAAGTGATTTCTCATCTTGTTAACATGATTTGTGTCTGATAGTTTAAAGttcctttaaatgaaaatctgttGATGtgattgaaaaaataaagcaattGTTGAGGCATCCAAGAAtttcaaaatgtgatcaaaTGTTCAAGAAAAGACATTCACTGTTATGTAATCATTATCAGTGTTGGGCAATTTACTGAAACTTAGTAATTAGTTACAGTTACCAGTTACTTCTCCCAAAAAGTAATTGAATTACTTAACCaattacagaaaataaagtaattaGTTACTAGGGAAAGTTACTTTCGCATTACTTTTAATGCAATAGTGTAACTTTTCTCCAAAACCccaaatcagttcagttcaatccagtttcacaaacataagaGAGTTTTACCGCAGATCCAAAACTCAAaccagaaacagcagcagcagttcagtAACAgatattatttacaatatataaaagTAACAAGTAACAAGCCCATATAAATTTCAATAATTGTAATTGcgtcattttattttgaaagtattgtattgttttgaaGTAATTAGTTACGTTACCGCAAAAAGTAGTAGAATTACAACACTGATCATTATCACAGTTAAATATGTTGACTGTTTCATTCTCAGATGACATGATGTTTATAAAGATCATAAATGTGAAGCAGAAATTAACAAACATAGAGAAACTGTGCAACCTGCAACCATCTCAATTCATCTGATGTGACTGActttattctgttatttaaaacaacagcatgAAACTGGGAGTCTTACTGACACTCTGCTGTCTGGTGGAAGATTTATGAATAGAAAGTTAAAGAGACAGAGGGTTCAACCAAAAAGGTTCTTcaaatctctgttttttcttactATTGACTGACTGTAACTATTTTAACAATGAACTCTAAACTGTGTTGGATcagaaaactgttaaaaagAACATTAGCAAATCTACAGTGAACATTAAAACCTTCCTGACACAGTATTATATATGAAGTCATCCTATTAATTTTGCAcctcttctctgtttttatggTTCCAGCTTCACTTCAGAGATGATCCAGTTGAGACTGGTGACACTGGTTGCACTGCTCTGCTCTCTTCTCAGTGCTGATGGAGGGAAAGTCCTTGTTTTTCCTGTGGATGGAAGCCACTGGATCAACATGAAGGTCCTCATCCAAGAGCTCCACTCCAGAGGTCACAACATCACAGTGATCCGGCCCGAAAAAAGCTGGTACATCAAAGCAGAGTCCCATCACTACCAGTCAATCACCCTCGACGTTCTCCCTGGATTTGATGTGAACAACATGCATTATTTTACAACAAGAATGCTGCAGCTTAGGCATGAGGTCCACACTTCGACTTTAGCTTATTTGAAAGGTGGAGAGGAGTTAATGAAGATGGTGGATCATGTTCACAAAGTCGAGGTTGATAAAATTCAGAAGATTTTTGAGGATGCTAAACTGATGCAGTTCTTCCAAGAGGCCGAGTACGATGTTGTTCTGACTGACCCCTCCTTCGGCGGAGGGGTTCTTCTGGCTCATCGGTTGGGTCTGCCTCTGGTCTTCAATGTACGATGGACAATCATGGAAGACGGACATCAGACAGTTGCCCCCTCACCACTGTCATATGTTCCCATACCAGGCAGTGAACTGACTGATAGGATGAGTTTTTGGCAaagggtgaaaaatgttttcttctcattaaTGGTGCGTAATATCCGGGTGATGATAAAAGACTCTCACTACACACCATTTGTCCACcgtcactttggtccagacgtCCACTATGATGAGCTTGTTcaggcagcagatgtttggCTGATGAGAACTGACTTCACCTTTGAGTTCCCTCGTCCCACCATGCCCAACGTTGTCTACATGGGCGGGTTTCAGTGTAAACCCTCCAAAGAGCTTCCTCAAGATCTGGAGGACTTTGTCCAGAGCTCTGCAGAGCACGGTGTCATTATTATGAGCTTGGGGACCTTGGTGGGGAATCTCCCTGAGGATATAACAGAACATGTGGCTGCCGCTTTTGCACAGTTGCCTCAGAAGGTCATCTGGAGGCATACCGGGAAGAGACCGTCCACCCTGGGAAACAACACCCTGCTGCTGGACTGGTTGCCTCAAAATGACCTCTTAGGACACCCAAAGACCAGAGTGTTTGTGGCTCACGGAGGCACCAACGGACTTCAAGAGGCCATCTATCACGGAGTTCCCATCGTTGGCCTTCCTCTGATGTTTGACCAGGATGATAACCTGTTCAGGATGAGAGCGAGGGGCATTGCCAAAGTGCTGGACATTGGcacattaaacaaagacaacttCCTGGAGGCGGTGAAGGAGGTGCTTCACCAGCCGTCCTACAGGGAGAACATGCAGGAGCTCTCCAGGCTGCACAGAGACCAGCCCATGAAGCCTCTGGACCGAGCCGTGTTCTGGATCGAGTTTGTCATGAGACACAAGGGAGCAGCTCACTTAAAGACCGACTCCTACAAGATGTCTTGGATTCAGTACCACTCCATCGATGTAATCACACTGTTGCTGGTGTCAGTCACGCTGATGTCactgatttgcattttaatagTGAAATGTTTGTGGCGTAAAGTGTTTggtgggaagaaaaaaaccccaaaataatATAGATACTATCCTCTCAGTTGAGTGGAGTTTTTCTGCAACACAGGgagaaagatgatgaagatgtatTAAACTCAGTACTAATCTGTGTCTTGGTATCTTGAGTTTTAATGATGATGGTACAACATCCTTTAATTTTAAGTAAACATTGTTCAACAGAACATCAAGTGATGAGGAACCAGCAGGATTATAAAGTGTTTTACCTTTGACATCATGTCACAGAACAAAGTCTTCTCATCATGAGTGAACTGCTGCTACTTACTGCTGAACCagactgaatgaaaaaacacacaacttcaAGTTTTTCAGTTAAATCTTTCAAGTTAAAATGATGAACGCCGACATACAAATAGACTTTACACAACACTTAAATCACAATCCTCTAAACACcttaaatgaagaaatacaaAGTCTCAAACTGaaaatttatatatttctggAGGAAACTGTTGTGAatgatttcttttaaattgaACAGCCTCTTTTAGAGTTTATGTTCATGTCTTGAAGTAGTGGAgggtaaacacacatacattcagtTATATCATCTGAGGatttgtttaataaagttttccctccttttctgaCTATTTCAATATTTGACACACAGCGAGGTGCAGACCAGTGTGAGAATTAACACGActccattaaaataaacaggTTGCACAACTATTTTTTAATATGTCACGCTTTATTACTCACATGTTTTGTCTATTTAGCATCATCAGGGTGGTATGAGGTTGTTTCAGGTTTCTTTATATACAATCAGTTAATTTGTCATGTGACTTTACAAAAGGAAATATTAACTAAATAAGTTCAGACTGTCCATAAATGTTGAAGAGGTGACACAAAGATTATGAGACTGTGTTCTGAAAACTGAAGTTGAAACAGTTTCAGTaaaaaaattgttgttttgaaaataagaaattGAGATTTAAACCATTAATgagtttaaatgaaaatattgtattttgcaAAAAATGGTTGTATAATTGTTTTGTAAGATTTTACCTTTTGTAAAGTCACATGACTAGTTGATAGATGTTTGTAAAGAAAGTGAAACAACCTGTATCTCCTTTTCTGACTGACAcacatttagaataaaaactgcTGGTGATTTAATTACACATCATGACAAGCAGCATCCATCAGatgtacattttataaaatatagttgattcagaaaaaaactgattaaaccaaattgttttggttgattttgtttattttatgttgatcATCATCTCAACATTGCAGTTTATCAATCCATGTATACACCaccaaaatgacacacacagtatgcaGAAGCACTGTCAGAATtaaacactgaattaaaataaaactatattaaaACACGTTTCcaaagaataaaacaacagattcACAACTGAAATAACTCATCAAAAGacccaaaaatataaaaatctaaatctgacGACTGAAACTGTCACAAAATTGAAACAATCAAAGCATTCGATACAGTGGATATATACTACTATACAATGTTGTTTGACTGAAAACAAGATGCTGATAACCAGGATAATTAACAGCTTTGATTTGTAAAGTTTGTCTCTTGATGATGTGAAACAGTTTCAGCATTTTGTATCCATATTTTCTTGtgaattcatctttattttaagAGGTGACACAACTAACTTACACactaaatctatttttaaaagcCAAGAAAGCAGAATCAGAGTATTTAACAACATAAGTAAATATTCTGTTGAAATCCATTAAACAGTAAACATAACGGAAAATTCAGATGGGAACAACGGTTtaggttttcatgtttttgcatgaaaacaaggaaaaacaataTCTGTGACCCTCAACAACAAATCAGTTCTGTtgaagaacaaaagaacaaataataatCAATCAGAGCCAGAATGATTTTTGATAGACTGAACCACTTAGACTCTGAgtttaaagtgtaaaaactgaaattaaaacatgatcaaCACTGAAATAACTTAATTGTGAATTAATTTAACTATGATGAAAGTTTAAAAATCTCCCCAACTGTAGTATTTTGTACAGTCGTTACAGTGTttattatatctatattatatTGTGGTCTGAGTAAAAACAAGATGCTACTAACCAGGATAAAaagttataataaaaacagctttgatttgtatttgtataaaagTTCACCTCAGATGACAGAtcagtatttatttttccttgatAATGTGATCTAAATAGATATCGAAGtcagaatatatacataatataataataatatatttaatagtCTTTTAAAAGTGAATTTTCTGATGAAAACAATTATTGAGGTGAACGTGTGTCTGTTTTGTACGTGAAAACCACTTTGGATAATTTGTTTCAATGAGCAAGAAATCCAGTGACCCTCAACACCAAATGAA of the Thunnus maccoyii chromosome 9, fThuMac1.1, whole genome shotgun sequence genome contains:
- the LOC121903788 gene encoding nuclear factor 7, brain-like, giving the protein MAERAVLESFLSCHVCSETFRDPVSLTCNHSFCSSCLQKFREQAENKNCLICQRKSSKVQPGVNFPLKELADSFAGRQKAGSSDIEKGEKKEEVVCSKHQEEPKLFCKDEQRAVCRVCDFPHQNGHIVVPVEQAVSDLKDHLKSDLKSLQDKRDKYKQVEKTYNEVIQHSKKQLLSTEKQIRAEFNKLHQFLKEEEESRLAALREEEGQKGKTISREMKRIQEQISSLSDSISAVEEDLQKHKVSFLSSYKPTQTRARAQCSLSDPQLVSGALIDVAKHLGNLSFRVWEKMKEKVHFSPVILDPNTANPRIYLSEDLTSVRQGDTKQQLPDNPERHTNYTTVLGSEGFSSGKHSWEVEVGDHPDWTVGLAKESVDRKGVRSVSPKCGIWCLVYHSGKYTNGLGKTVSVKKSLQRIRVQLDYDRGEVSFYDPEDMTHICTYRDTFTEKLFPYFHIGPAGDAKTTDIKICQTVFSILFNNVGTHH
- the LOC121904686 gene encoding UDP-glucuronosyltransferase 2A2-like, with amino-acid sequence MIQLRLVTLVALLCSLLSADGGKVLVFPVDGSHWINMKVLIQELHSRGHNITVIRPEKSWYIKAESHHYQSITLDVLPGFDVNNMHYFTTRMLQLRHEVHTSTLAYLKGGEELMKMVDHVHKVEVDKIQKIFEDAKLMQFFQEAEYDVVLTDPSFGGGVLLAHRLGLPLVFNVRWTIMEDGHQTVAPSPLSYVPIPGSELTDRMSFWQRVKNVFFSLMVRNIRVMIKDSHYTPFVHRHFGPDVHYDELVQAADVWLMRTDFTFEFPRPTMPNVVYMGGFQCKPSKELPQDLEDFVQSSAEHGVIIMSLGTLVGNLPEDITEHVAAAFAQLPQKVIWRHTGKRPSTLGNNTLLLDWLPQNDLLGHPKTRVFVAHGGTNGLQEAIYHGVPIVGLPLMFDQDDNLFRMRARGIAKVLDIGTLNKDNFLEAVKEVLHQPSYRENMQELSRLHRDQPMKPLDRAVFWIEFVMRHKGAAHLKTDSYKMSWIQYHSIDVITLLLVSVTLMSLICILIVKCLWRKVFGGKKKTPK